One stretch of Cohnella algarum DNA includes these proteins:
- a CDS encoding DUF4386 family protein, with product MIAGLVAGLFSVVPVIDGADYLAKASANENQVLAGAFFQLLMVAAYVGVPVLMYPILSKPNKGLAQPGGPKRCTRLRDMLWKAGVPAMNKSERFWDQTASRYDQLEKKDEPTYAKMINKTKTHLRASDIVLDCGCGTGRISNEIAGYVKGIQAIDISSNMITIAENKAKERNIANITYAHTTIFDERYKKGSFDVILAFHVLHLSEDEHIVLQRMHELLKPGGLWISATPCVGDKIFLRSLLFLAGQIGLVPKIRSFKIRHFIHAIERGNFSVVESDSLKKRSREYFIVARKI from the coding sequence ATGATCGCCGGTTTGGTTGCAGGCCTATTTAGCGTCGTTCCCGTTATCGATGGAGCAGACTACCTGGCGAAGGCTTCCGCAAATGAAAACCAGGTGCTTGCAGGGGCGTTTTTCCAGTTGCTCATGGTCGCTGCGTATGTCGGCGTTCCGGTTTTGATGTACCCGATTTTAAGCAAGCCGAACAAAGGCCTGGCTCAACCTGGCGGACCGAAACGCTGTACCCGATTAAGAGATATGCTCTGGAAGGCTGGTGTGCCTGCAATGAATAAATCGGAACGTTTTTGGGACCAAACAGCAAGCCGTTACGATCAATTGGAAAAGAAGGATGAGCCGACTTACGCCAAGATGATAAATAAAACGAAAACGCATCTCCGAGCAAGCGACATCGTTTTGGATTGCGGCTGCGGGACCGGGCGGATCTCCAATGAAATTGCCGGATACGTGAAAGGGATTCAGGCGATCGATATCTCGTCGAATATGATTACAATTGCGGAGAACAAGGCAAAGGAACGAAACATTGCCAATATAACCTACGCTCATACGACCATTTTCGATGAAAGGTATAAGAAAGGCTCGTTTGATGTCATCCTGGCCTTTCATGTTCTGCATTTATCGGAAGATGAACATATCGTTTTGCAAAGAATGCATGAACTGTTGAAACCGGGAGGATTATGGATTTCCGCAACGCCATGCGTGGGCGATAAAATTTTTCTGAGAAGCTTGTTATTTCTTGCAGGTCAAATTGGTTTAGTGCCGAAAATAAGATCGTTTAAAATACGCCATTTCATCCATGCCATCGAGCGAGGGAATTTTTCCGTTGTCGAATCGGATAGCTTGAAGAAACGTTCTCGGGAATATTTCATCGTTGCCCGAAAGATTTGA